One Tenrec ecaudatus isolate mTenEca1 chromosome 12, mTenEca1.hap1, whole genome shotgun sequence DNA segment encodes these proteins:
- the LOC142423378 gene encoding cystatin-8-like: MTRLQRLSLLLLTILVVVVAATDPAKHHVKVLRKLKPVNSSNANVKQCLWFAMQEYNQESQERYIFKVVKILQAQLQVTDRMEYFIDVEIARSTCKKPLNYNKNCVIQQSNKLGKNLTCSFFVRALPWNGEFTVVKRQCVDA; the protein is encoded by the exons ATGACCAGGCTTCAGCggctctctctgctcctgctgaccattctggtggtggtggtggctgcaaCAGATCCAGCCAAGCATCATGTGAAAGTGCTGAGGAAACTCAAACCAGTCAACTCATCAAACGCTAACGTGAAGCAATGCCTGTGGTTCGCTATGCAAGAATACAACCAAGAAAGCCAGGAGAGGTACATCTTCAAGGTGGTCAAGATATTGCAAGCCCAGCTTCAG GTCACAGATCGCATGGAATACTTCATTGATGTGGAAATTGCCCGCAGCACCTGTAAAAAGCCTTTGAACTACAATAAAAACTGTGTCATTCAACAAAGCAACAAATTAGGAAAG AACTTAACTTGCAGCTTTTTTGTACGAGCGCTTCCTTGGAATGGAGAATTTACCGTGGTGAAGAGACAATGTGTGGATGCCTAG